One segment of Leuconostoc lactis DNA contains the following:
- a CDS encoding LTA synthase family protein: MRNLLNKVPKPKAIWLKIKQTMDTSAPLVWFFVLNVVLVWFKTFVNYHMNFNLGADGPTQQFLLFLNPWPTAIILLSIALYFRGVLSYWIAILFNFIQSLWLFANILYYREFSDFLSMGILGSGSSTGNNLGKSIAAIIHWSDYMVFLDIVILIGLVLFKQLTIDRKGVQRRFAVLTTLLGVALMFVDYGIASADRSGLLTRSFDNNYIVKYLGLNEYAVFNAVQTYNQTESRKRAKPADLNKVKQFVASQQLPDNLEYYGTQKGKNVFMIHLESFQQFLIDYKVDDREVTPNLNQFYHDQNTLSFDNFYNQVGQGKTSDAEMMQENSLFGLSTGSAMVKYGTSNTFESLPAVLSQRGYTTAAFHGDVASFWNRDNTYKSFGYNYFFSKSYYPNADKPNFNIGYGLKDKIFLQDSAKYLEQLPQPFYAKLITVTNHYPYDLDKANIDFPATTTGDNTVDGYVQTAHYLDQAFGEFMTYLKKAGLYDNSVFVLYGDHYGISENHQPAIAQLLGKDKVTNYDLAQFQKVPFMIHATGLKGGVDHTYGGEIDMMPTLLDLLGIPDNNMIMFGQDMLSPKYEGIVPFRDGDWITPTYMKYNNQYFNTVTGEQVTLASDPSLKKMAGPTQKYVDQVLENSDAVITGDLLRFDTARPDFHAVNKKALDYKKTAGLASLKAAQQTNPSSVLAKNKGKSTLGDYQTDAPELKPADNNGQDASSSAK; the protein is encoded by the coding sequence ATGCGAAATTTGCTCAATAAAGTGCCCAAACCGAAAGCCATTTGGCTCAAGATTAAGCAGACAATGGATACCTCAGCACCGCTTGTGTGGTTCTTTGTGTTGAACGTTGTGCTCGTTTGGTTCAAAACGTTTGTGAACTACCATATGAATTTCAATCTTGGTGCTGATGGGCCAACACAGCAGTTTTTGTTATTCTTGAATCCATGGCCAACAGCGATTATCCTCTTAAGTATTGCGCTTTATTTTAGAGGCGTCCTAAGTTACTGGATCGCAATTTTGTTTAATTTCATTCAATCCTTGTGGTTGTTTGCTAATATCTTGTATTACCGTGAATTTTCTGATTTCCTCTCAATGGGGATTTTGGGTTCTGGTAGTTCAACAGGGAATAACTTAGGGAAGTCGATTGCTGCTATTATTCACTGGTCAGATTACATGGTATTTCTAGATATTGTGATTTTAATCGGCTTGGTTCTCTTTAAGCAATTGACAATTGACCGCAAAGGGGTACAACGCCGTTTTGCTGTTTTGACAACGTTGCTTGGTGTGGCCCTAATGTTTGTGGATTACGGCATTGCTTCAGCTGATCGTTCAGGACTGCTCACGCGATCATTTGATAATAACTATATTGTGAAATATCTTGGGCTTAACGAGTATGCCGTCTTCAACGCTGTCCAAACCTATAACCAAACGGAAAGCCGGAAGCGTGCGAAACCAGCTGATTTAAACAAGGTTAAGCAATTTGTTGCGAGCCAGCAATTACCAGATAATCTGGAATATTATGGGACGCAAAAGGGTAAGAATGTCTTCATGATTCATTTGGAGTCATTCCAACAGTTCTTAATTGATTATAAAGTTGACGATCGTGAAGTAACGCCAAATTTGAACCAGTTCTATCATGACCAAAATACGTTAAGCTTTGATAACTTCTATAATCAGGTTGGTCAAGGTAAGACTTCTGATGCTGAAATGATGCAAGAAAACTCATTGTTTGGGCTTTCTACTGGTTCAGCCATGGTGAAGTATGGGACAAGCAATACGTTTGAATCATTACCAGCTGTACTGAGCCAGCGTGGTTATACAACGGCGGCTTTCCACGGCGACGTGGCGAGCTTCTGGAATCGTGATAACACGTATAAGTCGTTTGGTTATAATTATTTCTTTTCTAAGTCGTATTACCCAAATGCGGATAAGCCCAACTTCAACATTGGTTATGGTTTAAAAGATAAAATCTTCTTGCAAGATAGTGCGAAGTACCTGGAACAATTGCCACAACCGTTCTATGCGAAATTAATTACGGTGACGAATCATTATCCTTATGATTTGGATAAGGCCAATATTGATTTTCCAGCAACCACAACGGGGGATAATACGGTCGATGGTTACGTACAAACCGCACATTATCTGGATCAGGCCTTTGGCGAATTTATGACTTATTTGAAAAAAGCTGGCTTGTATGATAACTCAGTCTTTGTTTTGTACGGTGATCATTATGGTATTTCTGAGAATCATCAACCAGCCATCGCACAGCTATTAGGTAAAGATAAAGTCACCAACTATGATTTAGCTCAGTTCCAAAAGGTACCGTTTATGATTCATGCGACCGGTCTTAAGGGCGGAGTAGATCACACGTATGGTGGTGAAATTGATATGATGCCAACGCTGCTTGATCTGCTGGGTATCCCAGATAATAATATGATCATGTTTGGGCAGGATATGTTGTCACCAAAGTATGAGGGCATTGTGCCATTCCGTGATGGGGATTGGATTACACCGACCTACATGAAGTACAACAACCAGTACTTTAATACCGTAACGGGTGAACAAGTCACCCTTGCCAGTGACCCAAGTCTGAAAAAGATGGCGGGACCAACGCAAAAGTATGTTGACCAAGTTTTGGAAAATTCAGATGCGGTTATTACGGGTGACTTGTTGCGCTTTGATACAGCACGACCAGATTTTCATGCGGTTAACAAAAAAGCATTAGACTACAAAAAGACTGCTGGTCTTGCGTCGCTAAAGGCTGCGCAACAAACAAATCCATCAAGTGTACTCGCTAAAAATAAAGGCAAATCAACGCTTGGTGATTATCAAACTGATGCACCAGAGTTGAAACCAGCTGATAATAATGGGCAGGATGCGAGTTCATCCGCAAAATAA
- the uvrB gene encoding excinuclease ABC subunit UvrB, translated as MRENVAKHEFEVVSKYEPTGDQPKAIDQLVRGINAGVKEQILLGATGTGKTFTISNVIQRVKKPTLVLSHNKTLAGQIYGELKEFFPNNAVEYFVSYYDYYQPEAYVPSSDTFIEKDSAVNDEIDQLRNSATSSLLSRNDVIVVASVSSIFGLGDPHQYQEHVINLRVGNEYGREQLMRDLIDVQFTRNDIDFHRGTFRVRGDIMEIFPASEDEMALRVEFFGDEIDRIREINSLTGETVAERDFVAIYPAKHFMTNDDQMRYALAGINDEMTAQVAKFEAEGKLIEAQRIKQRTEYDLAMLEEMGFVGGIENYSRWMDGRQPGEPPFTLLDFFPDDFLIVADESHVTMPQIRGMFNGDKARKETLVNYGFRLPSALDNRPLKLPEFEQRVNQIIYMSATPGDYELERVTPDHVAEQIIRPTGLLDPEVEVRPVMGQIDDLVGEINQRVEKNERVFITTLTKRMAEDLTDYLKNVGLKVAYLHADIKTLERTEIIRDLRLGKYDVLIGINLLREGIDVPEVSLVAILDADKEGFLRNPRSLIQTIGRAARNADGHVIMYADKMTRSMQEAIDETARRREIQLQYNATHGITPMTIKKPIRDLISVRTETTTGEKIDLTQVAFKDLPKDEQKNIIANLENQMKAAAKALDFEEAAQLRDSVMSLKALL; from the coding sequence ATGCGTGAAAATGTTGCCAAGCATGAATTTGAAGTGGTGTCAAAATACGAACCAACTGGTGATCAGCCCAAAGCGATTGACCAATTAGTGCGTGGCATCAATGCTGGGGTGAAAGAACAAATCTTGTTGGGCGCGACGGGGACAGGGAAAACTTTTACTATTTCCAATGTGATTCAACGTGTCAAAAAGCCAACCTTGGTGTTAAGTCACAATAAGACTTTGGCCGGGCAGATTTATGGCGAATTAAAAGAGTTTTTCCCCAATAATGCGGTAGAATATTTTGTTTCTTACTATGATTACTACCAGCCTGAAGCTTATGTACCGAGTTCAGATACCTTTATTGAAAAAGATTCCGCGGTCAATGATGAAATTGACCAACTACGTAACTCGGCTACTAGTTCACTGTTATCACGTAACGATGTCATTGTGGTTGCTTCGGTCAGTTCTATTTTTGGTTTGGGTGATCCGCACCAGTATCAAGAGCACGTCATTAATTTACGGGTGGGGAATGAGTATGGCCGTGAACAATTGATGCGTGATTTAATCGATGTGCAATTTACTAGAAATGACATCGATTTTCACCGGGGGACATTCCGTGTTCGCGGTGACATTATGGAAATTTTCCCTGCATCAGAAGACGAGATGGCGTTACGCGTGGAATTCTTTGGGGATGAGATTGATCGTATTCGAGAAATTAATTCGTTGACGGGTGAAACGGTTGCGGAACGTGATTTTGTGGCCATTTATCCGGCGAAACATTTTATGACCAATGATGATCAAATGCGCTATGCGTTAGCCGGTATCAATGATGAAATGACCGCACAAGTGGCTAAGTTTGAGGCAGAAGGTAAGTTAATTGAAGCGCAACGTATTAAGCAACGGACAGAATATGATCTGGCGATGCTAGAAGAAATGGGTTTTGTTGGCGGGATTGAAAACTATTCACGTTGGATGGATGGGCGTCAACCAGGTGAACCACCATTTACCTTACTGGATTTCTTCCCTGATGACTTTTTGATTGTGGCGGATGAAAGCCATGTGACGATGCCACAAATTCGTGGGATGTTCAATGGCGATAAGGCACGGAAAGAAACGTTAGTCAATTATGGTTTCCGTTTGCCATCGGCTTTAGATAATCGGCCCCTTAAACTGCCAGAGTTTGAACAACGGGTGAATCAAATCATTTATATGTCGGCAACGCCTGGTGATTATGAACTAGAGCGGGTGACACCAGATCATGTGGCAGAACAGATTATTCGGCCAACTGGTCTACTGGATCCCGAAGTTGAAGTCCGGCCGGTAATGGGACAAATTGATGATTTGGTTGGTGAAATTAATCAGCGTGTTGAGAAAAACGAACGAGTCTTTATTACGACCTTGACCAAGCGGATGGCGGAAGATTTAACCGACTATTTAAAGAATGTTGGGCTAAAAGTGGCCTATTTGCATGCAGATATTAAAACACTGGAACGAACAGAAATTATTCGTGACCTCCGATTGGGTAAATACGATGTGTTGATAGGGATCAACTTATTGCGTGAGGGAATTGATGTGCCAGAAGTCTCTTTGGTAGCGATTCTTGATGCAGATAAAGAAGGCTTTTTGCGTAATCCACGGTCATTGATTCAAACCATTGGTCGTGCGGCGCGTAATGCCGATGGTCATGTGATTATGTATGCTGACAAGATGACGCGATCGATGCAAGAAGCCATCGATGAAACTGCACGTCGTCGTGAAATTCAACTGCAATATAATGCCACGCATGGGATTACACCCATGACGATTAAGAAGCCAATCCGAGATTTGATTTCTGTCCGGACAGAGACAACGACTGGTGAAAAAATTGATTTGACGCAAGTGGCCTTTAAAGATTTGCCAAAGGACGAGCAAAAAAATATTATTGCAAATTTGGAAAACCAAATGAAAGCTGCGGCCAAAGCACTAGATTTCGAAGAAGCTGCGCAATTGCGAGATAGCGTGATGTCTCTGAAGGCTTTGTTGTAG
- the uvrA gene encoding excinuclease ABC subunit UvrA, giving the protein MAKTNIEIRGARAQNLKNIDVDIPKDKLTVITGLSGSGKSSLAFDTLYAEGQRRYVESLSSYARQFLGQMDKPDVDSIDGLSPAISIDQKTTSNNPRSTVGTVTEINDYFRLLYARVGRPDEPADGTKVMMSIDQMVEYVYQQLAIGSRLQVFAPIIVGKRGSHETTFDNMRKQGYIRARVDGEIYELDAQTPTLDKETAHDIDVMIDRIVLRDDSRSRLFDAIEAAVRLTDGLVQLDVVTREGEPAVAPLKFSDHYLGQLKDFRVGRLEPRLFSFNAPLGACEVCQGLGVTREVDIDLVVPDDSKTLREGAIAPWNPISSNYYPEMLRQFAEQSGIDMDTPFKELPKKQQRLILQGSGTKDFHFHYENDFGGVRDVDIPFEGVINNISRRFHETNSEFTRDQMANYMTELTCQACQGYRLNEAARSVKINGRHIGEVSELPVDQELAFFNDIKLGEQDTTIAAPIIKEIKDRLGFLASVGLQYLTLSRAARTLSGGESQRIRLATQIGSNLSGVLYVLDEPSIGLHQRDNDMLLKSMQNMRDLGNTLVVVEHDEDTMLAADHLIDVGPGAGTLGGEIVATGTPAEVAANPNSLTGQYLSGKKFIPVPTQRREGNGQAITIKGAQENNLKNVTVKFPLSKFVAVTGVSGSGKSTLVNQILKRALKQKLNHNSEKPGKYRTIEGVDNIEQVVDINQSPIGRTPRSNPATYTGVFDDIRELFAQTNEAKMRGYNKGRFSFNTKGGRCENCRGDGVIKIEMNFLPDVYVTCEVCGGTRYNTETLEVTYKGHNISQILDMSTTEALAFFAPIPKIARKLQTIVDVGLGYIKLGQSATTLSGGEAQRMKLASELHRRTNGKTMYILDEPTTGLHVDDIARLLVVLERLVEAGNTVVVIEHNLDVIKSADWVIDMGPEGGEGGGNVLVTGTPEKVMAHATSYTGKYLKEIITRDLARAANQ; this is encoded by the coding sequence ATGGCGAAAACTAATATTGAAATTCGTGGCGCTCGCGCCCAAAATTTAAAAAATATCGATGTGGATATTCCCAAAGATAAGTTAACGGTTATCACAGGGTTATCGGGTTCTGGGAAATCATCCTTGGCATTCGATACGCTCTATGCGGAAGGACAACGACGGTATGTCGAGAGTTTATCATCCTACGCCCGTCAATTTTTAGGGCAAATGGATAAGCCCGATGTTGATTCAATTGATGGCTTGTCGCCGGCAATTTCAATTGACCAAAAAACAACATCTAATAATCCGCGTTCGACTGTCGGAACGGTGACAGAAATCAATGACTATTTCCGTTTGTTATATGCGCGCGTTGGACGACCAGATGAACCAGCCGATGGCACTAAAGTGATGATGTCCATTGACCAAATGGTTGAATATGTTTATCAACAGTTGGCCATTGGCAGCCGGTTGCAGGTATTTGCGCCCATTATTGTCGGCAAACGTGGGTCACATGAGACGACGTTTGACAACATGCGCAAGCAAGGCTACATTCGTGCGCGGGTTGACGGTGAAATCTATGAATTGGATGCCCAAACACCAACGCTAGATAAAGAAACGGCCCATGATATTGACGTGATGATTGACCGTATTGTGTTACGTGATGATTCACGTTCACGTCTATTTGATGCCATCGAAGCCGCCGTGCGTTTAACGGATGGCTTAGTACAGTTGGATGTGGTGACGCGTGAGGGCGAACCAGCAGTTGCCCCATTGAAATTCTCTGATCACTATCTGGGTCAGCTAAAAGATTTTCGCGTTGGGCGTTTGGAACCACGTCTGTTTAGTTTTAATGCACCACTAGGTGCTTGTGAAGTTTGTCAAGGACTGGGTGTCACACGTGAAGTCGATATTGATCTGGTGGTACCAGACGATAGTAAAACTTTACGTGAGGGGGCGATTGCGCCTTGGAATCCGATTTCATCGAATTATTATCCTGAAATGTTACGGCAATTTGCTGAACAATCAGGTATTGATATGGATACCCCATTCAAAGAATTGCCTAAAAAACAACAACGGTTAATTTTGCAGGGGTCAGGGACTAAGGATTTTCATTTCCATTATGAAAATGATTTTGGTGGCGTTCGTGATGTGGATATTCCTTTTGAAGGCGTGATCAATAATATTTCGCGACGTTTCCACGAAACTAATTCCGAGTTTACGCGCGACCAGATGGCCAATTACATGACGGAGTTGACCTGTCAAGCTTGTCAGGGCTACCGGTTAAACGAAGCGGCCCGTTCGGTTAAAATTAATGGTCGCCATATTGGTGAAGTGTCGGAGTTGCCAGTTGACCAAGAATTGGCATTCTTTAATGACATTAAACTGGGTGAACAAGATACGACGATTGCAGCACCAATTATTAAGGAAATTAAAGACCGATTGGGCTTTTTGGCGAGCGTGGGCTTGCAGTATCTGACATTGTCGCGTGCTGCTCGCACACTGTCAGGTGGTGAATCGCAACGGATTCGCCTAGCCACGCAAATTGGCTCTAATTTGTCAGGCGTGTTGTATGTGTTAGATGAACCGTCAATTGGTTTACATCAACGTGACAACGACATGTTACTCAAATCGATGCAAAACATGCGTGACTTGGGGAACACGTTGGTCGTCGTGGAACACGATGAAGATACGATGTTGGCTGCTGATCACTTGATTGATGTCGGCCCTGGTGCGGGCACCTTGGGTGGTGAAATTGTTGCGACTGGGACGCCAGCGGAAGTAGCTGCTAATCCAAACTCGCTCACGGGGCAGTATCTTTCTGGGAAAAAGTTTATTCCAGTGCCAACTCAGCGTCGCGAGGGTAATGGCCAGGCCATTACGATCAAAGGCGCCCAAGAAAACAACCTCAAAAATGTCACGGTTAAGTTCCCCTTGAGCAAATTTGTGGCCGTGACAGGGGTGTCTGGTTCCGGTAAATCAACACTGGTAAACCAAATTTTAAAACGCGCATTAAAGCAGAAATTAAATCATAATTCAGAAAAGCCTGGGAAGTATCGCACGATTGAAGGCGTCGACAACATTGAACAAGTTGTCGACATCAATCAATCACCAATTGGGCGGACACCACGTTCTAATCCGGCAACCTATACCGGTGTATTTGATGACATTCGTGAGTTGTTTGCGCAGACGAACGAAGCTAAGATGCGGGGTTACAATAAAGGCCGATTCTCATTTAACACCAAGGGTGGGCGTTGTGAAAATTGCCGTGGTGATGGTGTGATTAAAATTGAAATGAATTTCTTACCTGATGTTTACGTAACCTGTGAAGTCTGTGGCGGTACTCGTTATAACACTGAAACGTTGGAAGTGACTTACAAAGGGCATAACATTTCACAAATCTTGGATATGTCAACGACAGAGGCGCTGGCCTTTTTTGCCCCAATTCCAAAGATTGCCCGTAAGTTACAAACGATTGTGGACGTTGGTCTTGGCTATATCAAGTTGGGCCAATCGGCGACAACCCTATCGGGTGGTGAAGCACAACGGATGAAACTTGCCTCGGAATTGCACCGACGCACCAACGGCAAAACAATGTATATCTTAGACGAGCCAACAACTGGCCTCCATGTCGATGATATTGCCCGTTTGCTTGTCGTTTTGGAACGGCTTGTTGAGGCGGGAAATACCGTGGTGGTGATTGAGCACAATCTAGATGTGATCAAATCAGCCGATTGGGTCATTGATATGGGACCAGAAGGTGGTGAAGGCGGCGGGAACGTCTTAGTCACCGGGACGCCTGAAAAGGTGATGGCGCATGCCACATCTTACACTGGTAAATACCTCAAAGAAATTATCACGCGTGACCTGGCGCGGGCAGCAAATCAATAG
- a CDS encoding putative metal homeostasis protein, with protein MTEKLDIASAARKLKSPNIKTRKRALKAIHDLAKQKKASR; from the coding sequence ATGACAGAAAAATTAGATATTGCTTCAGCAGCACGGAAGTTAAAGAGCCCAAATATCAAAACACGTAAGCGTGCTTTGAAGGCCATTCACGACTTAGCTAAGCAAAAGAAAGCATCACGCTAA